The following DNA comes from Metopolophium dirhodum isolate CAU chromosome 8, ASM1992520v1, whole genome shotgun sequence.
TTTTAAACATTCAAAACCTTTCGTTCAACattcataacaaatatttattaacaaaaaccatataagtataggtagaaaataaatgtttttacttttttttatacatacatatatattatgttttattattttttagatattctctatctaatttacattttttaattattttatcaaacgtAGATTGGTAGTAAACAGTTATCAACCTTAAAATTCCGGCGCAAAAAACCtgaaatgtataacaatttattagtaAATTCTGTGGCCagtaatgtatataaataactatctatcaatatattttttacctgacatattaattctaaataagAAGTGTATGGAGCCATTCCAGCACAAGAAATAGTCATCATGTGGCCTTCGAAACCAACAGTACTAAAGAAACGTCCATCCTAAATAGTACATTTAGAGTATTTAAATAAGAAGAAATTGTACTAAATAAAGTACTAAAataagtttgttttttaattactaatgtGTCTTGAAGAATTTGTCTTCCTACTTCTTCTGGTGTAAACAATTTGGCTGTTTCTGAAATCAATAATGTTTCCAGTGGTTTGTCTTTTGACTCGTTAGCATACCCCGGAGTATCCGTATCAGGGGGCAAGGCCAACGTCACTTTTATTCCAAAGTTCTTTGTCTACaagtttacatataaataaatgatttaaaaaacataacaaggtaaatattgtttcaagtaTCCTCAGAtgcttaatatgtatttacttcCATGCTTAAAGCTTCTGCAAACCCTCTTAATGCAAATTTTGTGGCAGAGTATACACTTAGACCATAAATACCACAGAAGGATGCCAGTGATGAAGTTATAACAATACTTCCATAACCATTTCGTTTCATTCCATTCACTATTGCTTTAGTAGCTTGGATTGTAGATATCAAATTAGTATTGATCATTTTCTGTTACAATTGGTACTagataaattacttatataatattttatattaaaaattaaaaataccataatatcaTGGGTGGAAACGTCTTCTAATGTTCCGCAAATAGCCATACCAGCACAGTTTATGAACAAACATAATGGTCCCATCTCATCAATTGCATTATTAAAAGTTGTTTTCACCATATTGTAATCACCCGCTAAATCAACTaatcaaacaattatattttgtaggtgtaggcaatattttctaaaatgtactAGTTAATTCATtgactaataaaataaagataaatatcctatttgaagttattttattttattttttttttagttatggtaggtagtaggtacctatccaagtatttaatacataaCAAAGGTACCAGACAAAAAGTTGAATTTTTGatcattatttaaacattgtccTTTAATCTCTTCCAATGCTGAACGAAGTCTATTTTCATTTCTTGCAACAATAGTAACATTTGCTCCAATCTTAGCAGCCTCCAATGCAATGCATTTACCAATACCACTTGAACCGCCAGTAAcctgaaaaaatgaaaatataatggaccagtaaaaaataaaaactttataatttgtGTTACCATAACATGACGGCCAATTAGACATTTTTTCTTGgctatgaatttatattttaaaactgtaactAAAACGAAGGACAAAGCTAAAACGCCGGAAGTTATTAAtgcaaacattatattattgtgtaccatGTCAGACGGAATGCTAACGACAACCGGCCACAATCACATAACTATTAACACTACGATTAaatgaagactgaagttatgaGTTAATAAGTGTAATGACTGGATGATattgttatgaatttatgacaATCCAAAACTTTTAATTAGaatatatctacctatagaATTCGGAAATCGGAATacgtaattttttgaatttccgTCCTAACGTATCAGTATGACCAGTGGGCCAGTGTAGGCAATCACCCCAGaacataatgtttaaattttgaacatcgTACATAACCTATAGAACGAAGCAAATCACGACCGTCGACCACACATTTTGTGGCCGCACCACCGTCCGGCGAACGCCATCGTAGTAATTGcagtaatttcaaatttgtgatACAAACATCGATGTTTTTTTCCCAACATTCGGTGAGTAACCTGAttggttaattaaaaattttaaaattcacaactatttgtacatcttgtttcataaatattatttaatttacaccttggtaattatttttgataatcgCCTCGTCAAATATTTAAGCTTAATTATTTACCCCGTAATTTGTTCAGTAtggtaataaatgtttaatcacAAAAtagatttatcatttatatatttatgtaatagatacatgtataatatgtttaggaaACAATCGATTTCATGATGACGCGAAACTCCGAGACTGCGAGTgcttaaaaaaagtaattttcttatcagtacaaactacaaactataaaattacGAATTCTAGTGTTTAGGATCTAACATAATTTTCTACTTTTGACTAAACTcttacaatagtatattattaaaagtagttcgttttttaaatatatttcaattatagtgtGGCTGATACGTTATTCGGTGATCAAAGTTTAGTCATTATTGTCGTACTCTCGCGAGAGTTACACGTTAGTTTGCCAGAAACGGGCAACTGCTATTTATTGTAATACcgcatacctacctaaattacaATGGATAGTGCATCAAGACCTATTGACAGTATTGCAGATAATCGCTATTTTTGCCACAGCTGTGATGCCGAAATAGGGAGCGTTGCTGATgtatgtttttaagtttttccaTTACATGTGTTAACTATAAAGTTTTTGATTTATACCTGCTAATGCTATAATATCTTCTTTAAGGATTTTACATGCCCGACGTGCCATTTGGGTTTTATTGAAAAAGTTGAAGAGCAACAAACTCCCGAGGAACCAGATGACGAAGATATGGAATTCGCAAATGCACACTTTATGGTATGTTTGATTATTccattttattaatactatttttggAGTAAAATATGTGATAACTAATTAGagattattatagttgtatacttAGTTACGTGTCATTCTAATATCTTTCATTGCCTTTGTTATTGTAAAATTCTCATTACTACTTAGTACTTgggtaaacttgaaattttaattaggtGTAGATactgttatcaatttttattattattgacttaaGTATgatcatttaattatattttcaacttatACTTTTACTCTggcacaaaataaaatataccagtTCTATGCATAATGATTCATGATAGGTGACTGCAGCTGTTTGTAGGCATATTCTCCCccattattctttaaaaataatattattctgtactTACCTGACAAACTCAAAAACCGTCCAACTTTGAACCTAGCAGTTTTGTTGGTCAATTGTTCGAAAGGAATATGCTCTTCTGAACAGAAACTTGTTGTTCcctgataaattatattttgaaataggatataaattagataagaattaatcaaatatttaaataagtattaagtatattaaattatacaatttcatattatgtaaaatctatttgttaaacatcaataataacattttatttttaataattcaattctTTTGGAAATCGCAGATAGAttgcttgtattatattatattaatcatttcaAAAACTAGTTCCCAGTTTATGAATTGGATATTAACTTCATATGCTCATTTGTTTTCTCTAGGTACttcaaactaaaaaataattatacttgtgttttaattatttcagaCATTTGAGGTATTTCTTAATTAAAAGTTTGagtaatgaattaaaaatattatattttaatgtttggaATTTggattatgttaataattatgttgagATTATGTAATGGTAAGAGTGATTaagttgttttatttgtatttaaaatggtATATCTAATGTTAATACTGTCATCTCACATTTTCatacacaaaatatgtataagtaagGGTTAAATCATTTTCGTTAATTCACGATTAcagatttttaatgttaattatataacatatgttTAGGTTAATGGTATATTAGGAGATGATATTGCAGGAAGACGGAGGTCAAATATTCGTCGTCGTAGATTTACAACAAGAGGTCCTCATGTAATGACATTGCAACCTGGaaggtaaacaaaaaaattatattttaagttaaaattagatatttaaacaatcaataacaattttagttatttttttgtaatttaaaaatattatttgtggataCAAGAAACTTTCAAAGtacattactatattttatacatgctatgacattttcaaatacaatattttcggCAAAACCTAACCTTATGTATtactaatatctaataatataataaattacttaataacaataattttataaatttactactaaatatttttatattgaaatgtgATTATAggacttttatatttattattaaatatacttttaaccAGGGCTCAAGACTACTTATAGCACTATAAAACAACTATATATTacgcgttataatatttttttaaaaaaaccttaaaatatgctaaatatatacaataaaaagttgcaaaatatactaaaaaacaaatacaatttgctGCCTTAATCCATATACCCTGACGGGTAATGAATGGTTGTGGAGTCAAACATATTTATGCGAGAATCTAGGTCTTAAAGATCAATGTAACTTGGAACAttgttaaaagttttttaatacTAGACGGGTTTATTTTGTACTCTTATTTCTTCTGCCATCTTGAATACCATGTGTCACACACATAACATGGATCATTTTCATGTAGTATTTAAGCAATGTAGCTGATTATTGCATGTAAGGCTTATCAGTTTAAAAAAGTAACATGTGATCATCTGTCGACTGTTTGTATTTAGAAATAACaccaatataattaaatctgACGAAAATCTCATAAAATTACATGGAAATAATTTAGCTGTGAAGCAACTGCAACAGCAAGATGGCTGcacaagaaaaaaacaaaaaaaaaatatagcactAGATTTTTATTTCTGGACTCCTTTTAGTTTGAATTGAATTTATAGCTTACTCTGCTATaatttcaagttttaaaaaaaaaatatgcaattgctATGAGTTTTGAACTTAGCTTATAACAAATGGTATACTTAATAACAAAACTTGTATACAAGCAtaacaaattcaaacaatattGCCTATTAAATTATTCTTTAGAGGTcataaataaatccaaaaaatatgtattatttcagAGGCCCAAGGCGTAGTTCAGGTGGGACAATTGAAAATTTAGTAGAAGATGTCATAGTAAATTTTGCTGATTATGCTCGATCGGGTGGAAGTCCAgtgtaagaaaattatattataattttatgtatcaaaactatacctcttgtaaattaaaatttcagcAGTAGATTTTTACTCGGTAATCCTGGTGACTACGTTTGGGGAAGAGATGGATTAGATTCAATTGTGTCACAGTTATTAAATCAGATTGATGGAGCTGGACCTCCACCATTAACAAAAGAGAAAATACAAGAAATACCTACAGCACTTATTTGTCAAGAACATTTGGGTAAAAATACTTAtggaattatgtattataatatagattttagtttataagtatCTTTGATTGACACGATAAAGCTGTTGATTGAACAAAAATTTACCTAGAATAAaatatggattttaatttttagatatgAAACTCCAATGCTCTGTTTGTTGGGAAGATTTTACAATTGATGAAAAAGTAATGAAACTAGCTTGCGACCATATGTTTCATAGAGATTGTATTATACCTTGGTTAGAATTGGTAAGttttgctttttttatttttaagttgtattTGTCACAGTCACTTTTTTCCTCAATCATAAAACGCATGCAATCATCTATAGAGCATCAAGGTTAAATTGATAAGATATCGGTTcctaaattaattacttaagttTACCAAATTACATTTATCGAGTCGTGGGATCTAATCCTACAccatgaattttaaaaaaacattttgcggGATAACcccactccactccgctcatcaaaactttaaatacttataactcataaactactcacctcaaattcgatttttatgtatcgaaatacttagaaaaatattctgctttggaatataaaattaaaaccctatgttgtcattcaaaaaagtaaaaaacttaaaaaaaaattaaggataaaaaatattataaaatataattttttaatataaacgttgttttataagcaacttgaaattatgtaaaataatattttcaaaaaaattaacactttttgaaaaattgagtgttgtttgataaaagaatcacctggtatgtatttatttattttttattattattataacctaataTTCTTATGGAAAACTCTGTACTAGatactaattattgtattggtattattagaatatttattacagATAATAAATTCTAACTTGCATAGTCAGAACTAATTTACGATAGTAAATTTCCCAGGGCTGGGTGATATTAGTCTAGTACTTAATagatattgaaaacaaattatgcaAATAATGGTAACAATAACAAGAGAAAAAAGTTATACAACGATGATGGgtctattttcaaaaacttcattaattttttttattgtcagcGTTTTGATGTATTCAAAGTTTTTTAGTCAAAATTCAAatgaatttgcatattttactaagtgTTATTAGTAAATCCCTAACATTTACTAGTAAAACTGGGTATCTAATAGGTGATCAGACTTACCTTTTAATATATAtggtgtatgatattattatttttaatttttatgtagcaTGGTACGTGTCCAATTTGTCGTAAATACTTAGCAGATGATGGGTTAAGTTCAATTAATTCGGATCCACTAGGAATCAGTCTAGGTGTTGGACCAAATTTAGCAGCACTCATTAggtttgatatatatatttaatatttatacatatattatttttgttagtttttaacCCGTCGTACGGCGCACGGTTTTAGATGTCTCGTTTACGCGCACGGGGTAAAAAGTTACCAGGCggaaatatatagatatataaagaGAGTTTAGATTACACagagtaacattttttttttttaataatattttgtataattgtaatatttgagGCTATTGAGGTGATCAAATATCCGCATaccatattacatattttatcaacatttttaaaatgtctggGGTAATTATTTACCCCGTGCGCCGTACGCCAGATTAATGATAGTTGAATTGGATTTGATacttatagattttaaattttaacatatcTTTAAATGATACATTACATTtggtatctataattatttttattgaatatttctactattttattaataaaatatttgtttaaaactatttaatattactacatttgatttaatttattttatatttgtattattatagagcTCGTAGTAACAACCCGCGTAATACTGCTGATCCAGTATGGGGAATGAATGATTATGATATGGCATCTACATCATCTGACTGGCCTACACAACTTGGTATTAGTTTGCCACTGCCAATTGTGTCATCGTCATCAGCTACACAGACTCCAGCCGCAGCATCAGGTATGTCCACTTATTCATCCGTCACAGCTAGAAACTTACGCGACCAACGGTTGTCATCTTCATCTGCTGATGTTGAACCTATGGAAACTGATCATGATCAAAATTTACCTGCGgtgaataatacaaataattcctAGTCTTTTCTAGTAAATGCAAGTATGATTTTAGTACAATATGAGTTTACTGTATAATACATGAAGATGAAAGAAATACAttcaattaataacaattaaccatacatttttatttgaaccatttatgaatgtttataacataattacaataattgatgACTATGCATTATTATACTAGTAATTGACAGTTAGTTATTTCAAAaggtattttgtatatatatgaaTTCTTTTGTATGtgaatttatatgtatttcaatTACACTGGTTTAAATCACCCGAGTCTCAATTGTAATTAGTAACTtatcaaatacttttaatttatttattagtagacATTATAATGCTTGTTTTCTACCTAACTggtaaatttcaattttacctATTGTTTGTTGAAATTgttatgtctttttttttttttcattataaaacataatttgaattatgtttatttatctacactatatattatataatatattattcaatattatgaaactgaattcgtaattttaataaataatttaatttatactttatgcttttaatactataaacactataatgggctaaatattagaaaaatgaaataaaatgtgtacaaaatatCATCCAATGTagatttagtataatttaatattataatttttgtgttttatatgtattaaacaagataatatatatatatatatgtattagaaacaACATAATGCTGTAATTTGttgaatgttaatttttttaacttcacatttataatttttctatttataattttttattaaaaccacaatggttttttttaaaattatattacatgattgattatttatatttattagtggAAAGCATATGTGTATAGTCATATTTggttaaattattgtttcttaTTTTCATAAGCCATTTTATGAtatcctaaaatgtatttgaattctTTCGCTTAgacataaatagaaaataaaagttgtaaataaaaatattacataactaATCAATATTGTTggagttataaatttaattaagccaatgtgtattatattatgaactagttaaaaatatgtttgagaATTTAATAACCTTAACTAGATCATCCATTTAGTAGTAAATCTATTAAAATCATCATGATTTAAAGTTCTAACTATACGTTGATAATGTAaactataacaaataataaattggaaacTCTGGATGATGcacagtaaattaaaattaccataatttatatttattatttattattattaattaaataaatattaattatttttacaaacatactgcatataataatgtgtatattatattgttaaaatccTAATCACATTACTATGAAGGGAACTTTCATCAGCCAGTGCAATGATTCAAATTCACATCATAGTACCTTTACAATTAGAGAAATACaagttctaaaatattaaaattatattactattagagGTGTCTCTCACTTGCCGGGCGATTGCTCTACCACTGAACTACCCGACTGCGTAGACCCATAATGCTATCTCCCCCAGTTAACGGGAGTTTACAAGTTTATTGAtgaaagttttattatttgagatatatatataatttaatcatcaAATTGAtatgattgattataatataaatgttaattatatcaaaaacattgttcaaaattaatattattatttttttttttttttatttgtttattgaaatgaCCTTAAGGTCTTTGTCAATGCTTATCACAAGTGGATAGTGGGGCCATTGAACATGACTACCACCATTTTTAGTGAGTTAGTTCTAGGTCGCCATCTAAAATTTTTCTATAGAAGTCATTGGAATTGCAGACGTTATTTCTGGATCCTCTGAAAATTGGTATGGTGGTGGTGGATTTGGGAATTCAGAAAGTTGAATGTTTTGTACAAAAATCATTCCATTTTCTGGATTGTGAAAAGATGTATTCTGAGGCACAGTATATAATTGGTTGCTTGGAACTACTAGTTGAGCATATCCAGGAACCGAAATTGGCTCATTAACACCCACAGACGGTAAAGGATTTGATTGTTGAAAAGAATAATCAAATTGACGATCATTGCTAGCTATTGTCAATGGTATGCTacccaattttattttaatagaagcTATTTCATTTAAATGTGCACCTTTAACATGAGCCTCaacctacaataataaaaaatatattaattcaattattttcgtaaaacaataattattcagcATAATGTAAttacatttagaaaatatttatcagtTATAATTTCGCAATGTTTTAAATTGGGTACAGTCAAACCATTCGGAATTTGAAGTTGTTCCACACGTGTTTTCGAATTGTGTTTTTCTACACcatctatatatacattaacAATCTCATTGTGTTCATAGTTTATTTTACTACTAGGGAGCTGTGATCTATATTCCAAAGTCTATAAAACAACAAATTCTTAAaatctctatatataataaataagatatgAGACAATTAGTACTCTATCCagctttattttaatagtatccACATCTACATTGCTGTTGTTATCCAATTCAACTGTAACCGGTATAGATTGTCCAGGTATAAAACCACTAACAGGAATATGGGCAACCAATGTCATCGGGCCAGATTTACACAAACAGCAACAGTAATACTTTTCTTTTGATGCTGTCTTgggtttctaaaaaaaaaaatacaaattaactagggtctacggtaataataataaaagtagaaCACGCAGACCATAatacaaacttttttaaattttgtgtttttacatGAAATTTAATTGTGAAAATAGCATGattttattggttaaaaaaataaaacatttatataattattattaataattgttatagatCAGCAGTTGAGAACCTTTATGTGAAGGTGACCCAAGATATTTGCCCAATTTTTCGGGAGTTTCCCGaaattaccattttttaatGTTCCTAGTGCGTCCAGAAAAATGTATCATCTGAGTGCGTCCCAAGAAAAAAggtcatattttatacatagccCGAATGCGTCCTAGTTCATTTAGAATTACCAGGGTGTACAACGAGGAGGTGAACTGGCTTACACcccaaaaatattacttttttttattattattattatttatttttatgattattattatttatttttatttttattattaatttatttttgcttaCACTGTTAAGATTGGGTGAgcgtacaatttaaaaaatgtttgttattatcATATCTATATAGGGTGGTGTTTAAATGCCGTTTATATTGTCTTTGATGTATGTAATTTTCTTGCACATACTTCTTTTTGGGTTTCTTGTTGTTTGTGTGGCCGTTTAGTTTGCTATTTTTGGTgtcaatttgaattttttattaatatttccattaaaaatgtatatataactaGGTAATTTCCCTACCGTTTCCAATGTTTTACAGTCATAAATGTACAAATGatagtattatagttgtacATTTGAACCACCATATTCGATCGTCAAACATGTAGGTatcttaaaagtttttattcgaTTAGTTTAtcttaaataagtaggtacctatagcagCTGTGGACCAAGGATGCACTCgggttattcattataatttgttgataagaTGGCGGACACACTCGGgcactgtaatataatttatcgattAAACTGCGGACATACTcgcttatataaaataaaatatttttgtttttaatattaagcattcattttttaaatttaattttgggatCTAAATTGACCTAATGATTTCAGTTTAAAATAGGTGCCAGGCTTTCCTAAAATTGTGTGCTTATgggtaaataaaaaatgctaatattataatatataggaacgTAATAGTACGTATGAAGCAGTGAAAGAGTTAATATTAATGATGAGGATATCCCAGCCATAATAGACCATATCATACTATtccatatttataattaggtagtaCATCAAACGGTGGTAGACCTCATTTTGGGAGATAGCAGTTTCATATTTAGGTACTTGATCgtcaaatacaaattacatcATTCATTACAAGTGGACTCCGGTAATTACAGATGACAGACATATATTGTTagggatttatttatttattatttattaggtataatttctgaataaaaatattatacttacagcTAATGATGgttcattatttaaatgtataagagAAATAActtcaaacattattttttcctCTACATTTGTTCTCCaaggtatattaattttgactTTTGCTACATAAAATACTTTTCCATGAACACCTTTAAATGTTGATGGTAACTCGTCtggtaaagaaaaattaaatggaTAGACATATTCACCAACTTCTAATTGTGA
Coding sequences within:
- the LOC132950174 gene encoding 3-ketodihydrosphingosine reductase, whose protein sequence is MVHNNIMFALITSGVLALSFVLVTVLKYKFIAKKKCLIGRHVMVTGGSSGIGKCIALEAAKIGANVTIVARNENRLRSALEEIKGQCLNNDQKFNFLSVDLAGDYNMVKTTFNNAIDEMGPLCLFINCAGMAICGTLEDVSTHDIMKMINTNLISTIQATKAIVNGMKRNGYGSIVITSSLASFCGIYGLSVYSATKFALRGFAEALSMETKNFGIKVTLALPPDTDTPGYANESKDKPLETLLISETAKLFTPEEVGRQILQDTLDGRFFSTVGFEGHMMTISCAGMAPYTSYLELICQVFCAGILRLITVYYQSTFDKIIKKCKLDREYLKNNKT
- the LOC132950173 gene encoding E3 ubiquitin-protein ligase RNF126-like isoform X1, whose amino-acid sequence is MDSASRPIDSIADNRYFCHSCDAEIGSVADDFTCPTCHLGFIEKVEEQQTPEEPDDEDMEFANAHFMVNGILGDDIAGRRRSNIRRRRFTTRGPHVMTLQPGRGPRRSSGGTIENLVEDVIVNFADYARSGGSPVSRFLLGNPGDYVWGRDGLDSIVSQLLNQIDGAGPPPLTKEKIQEIPTALICQEHLDMKLQCSVCWEDFTIDEKVMKLACDHMFHRDCIIPWLELHGTCPICRKYLADDGLSSINSDPLGISLGVGPNLAALIRARSNNPRNTADPVWGMNDYDMASTSSDWPTQLGISLPLPIVSSSSATQTPAAASGMSTYSSVTARNLRDQRLSSSSADVEPMETDHDQNLPAVNNTNNS
- the LOC132950173 gene encoding E3 ubiquitin-protein ligase RNF126-like isoform X2, yielding MDSASRPIDSIADNRYFCHSCDAEIGSVADDFTCPTCHLGFIEKVEEQQTPEEPDDEDMEFANAHFMVNGILGDDIAGRRRSNIRRRRFTTRGPHVMTLQPGRGPRRSSGGTIENLVEDVIVNFADYARSGGSPVRFLLGNPGDYVWGRDGLDSIVSQLLNQIDGAGPPPLTKEKIQEIPTALICQEHLDMKLQCSVCWEDFTIDEKVMKLACDHMFHRDCIIPWLELHGTCPICRKYLADDGLSSINSDPLGISLGVGPNLAALIRARSNNPRNTADPVWGMNDYDMASTSSDWPTQLGISLPLPIVSSSSATQTPAAASGMSTYSSVTARNLRDQRLSSSSADVEPMETDHDQNLPAVNNTNNS
- the LOC132950171 gene encoding arrestin domain-containing protein 3-like; this encodes MLKEYIKYLFEIIMGVQNVQIIFDDPTAVFTPGQTITGRVLIVISNSVKIKNIKLKFQGEANVRWTETKSRTHNNNRRENHSVSYSAREEYFKNKFFLEGAKGESQLEVGEYVYPFNFSLPDELPSTFKGVHGKVFYVAKVKINIPWRTNVEEKIMFEVISLIHLNNEPSLAKPKTASKEKYYCCCLCKSGPMTLVAHIPVSGFIPGQSIPVTVELDNNSNVDVDTIKIKLDRTLEYRSQLPSSKINYEHNEIVNVYIDGVEKHNSKTRVEQLQIPNGLTVPNLKHCEIITDKYFLNVEAHVKGAHLNEIASIKIKLGSIPLTIASNDRQFDYSFQQSNPLPSVGVNEPISVPGYAQLVVPSNQLYTVPQNTSFHNPENGMIFVQNIQLSEFPNPPPPYQFSEDPEITSAIPMTSIEKF